GCGAACGGCTTTGATCGAAGAGCAAAAAGCCAATCTGGCTCAGCAAAAAGCTCGACTTGAAAACCAGAATCAGCAACTGGAACAAAAGAATCAGGAGCTGGAGGCGTCACATCAGCAGGCCGACCGTATCTTCTCCGCCCTGGCCGAGGCATTGCCCGGAACGGTGCTTGATGGCAAATACCGCCTGGAAACCAAAATCGGCGCCGGTGGATTTGGCGTGGTGTTTCGCGCCACCCATTTGACCTTAAACCTCCAGATTGCCGTCAAGGTTTTTAAACCACTTCACGGGAATGACAGCGCCAAAGCCGTCGAACGGTTTAAACGCGAAGGGATTTCGGCGTCGAGACTGAGCCATCCAAATGCAATTCGGGTGCTTGATTCAGGAATTTCAGATGAAGGCATTGCCTATCTGGTCATGGAATTTTTGCGTGGCTGCACGCTGGCCCAGGCCATGCGTCGTCAGTCGCGGTTTTCGATCCAGCAGTGTATTGAAATTCTGGTTCCCATTTGCGAAGCCCTGGCCGAAGCCCACCAGTTGCAAATCATCCACCGGGATATCAAGCCGGATAATATTTTTCTCAATCAGACGATTGAAGGTGAAGTGGTCAAAGTGGTGGACTTCGGGATCGCCAAAATGGTCGGCGATGAATCCGGCGGGGAAATGGAAAAACTAACCCAAACCGGAGGCTTTCTGGGGACGCCGCTCTATATGGCACCTGAGCGGTTTTTGGGCCAGGGCTACGATGGGCGGTCCGATGTGTACAGCGTCGGTGTGATGTTTTATGAAATGCTCAATGGGAAAGTGCCGTTTCCCGTCGGACCGTCGGGGATAGTTGGGGTGATGATGGCACACTTTAATCAACCGCCTCCGTCATTGCGGTTGACGGATCCTGAAATTCCAGAGGTCGTTGAAGCCTTGATTGAGCAAACGCTGGCCAAAGATTCCACGAACCGGATGGATGCCAGAGAGCTGGCTCACCGCCTGCGCCAACTGGCTGAAATGCTTCCCGCCAATGTACTGAATCGAGTCCCCGGCAGGACAACTCAAGGCATTGCCGATACTGCGATTGAAGAAGCCGAAACGCTGGGGAATTCACTGATTCATCTGGCCGAGACTGTGACGATTGGTACGGCGGATAAATCTGACAAAACCACCGTCGTTGGGAAACAAGCGGATCTGGAAACCGATCCAGACGGATAATACTTTTTAGGGTTCCGGGTTCCGGGTGTTCGAAGCGGGCGCGGTTCAGAGCAACAGCGCCCTTACACCTTATTACTCCGTCACCTTGTCATCCTGTCATTGTGTCCTGGTTTTTGCCGCGTCGCGGCGGCTGAATTGAGGCAGGTCGTTGACGGCTTGCGGCTGTGATATAGTTGGGTTATGAACGGTTTTTCTGAAAGTCCACATCCAAACAGGTTCAAAATTTATGTCAACACCAGCCAAACCACTGATTCAAACTGAAATTTATTATCCGGAAAGCGATGGTCAACCAATGGCGGACAATACGCTCCAATTTGAATGGATTGTAACGATTAAAGAAGGACTCGACGTGATGCTTCCCGATGATTTTGTCGGCGGGAATATCTTGTGGTATCCGATAGAAGGCAGCCCGTTTCTGAAAGTTGCGCCGGATGTGCTCGTGGCGCTTGGCCGACCCAAAGGTGACCGAAGTTCCTACAAACAATGGGAAGAAGGTCATATTGCTCCGCAGGTCGTGTTTGAAGTTCTCTCGCCTGGCAATACGTTTGAAGAAATGCAGGACAAACAAGGATTTTATGAAGAGCACGGTGTGAGTGAATATTACATTTACTCTCCGCATCGAAACACGCTCTGGGGATGGCGGCGGATGGAAAACCGTCTGGAACCCATTGCCGGGATGAGCGGATGGGTCAGTCCACGATTGGGAATCCGGTTTGAACGGACACCGGAAACCCTGCATATTTTTAAACCCAACGGAGAGCGGTTTTTGACCTTTGCCCAACTCGAAGCCGAACGCCAACGCGAACGGGCTGAGAAAGAACACGAACGGGCTGAAAAGGAGGCGCTCCAGGTCAAGCTTGCCGAGCAGGAGCAGGAACTTGAACGCCTGAAGCAAAAGCTCAAAGACCATGGCCTGACGGTGGAATAGAAAAAATGTGGAGTGCGGCGGCTTGACGCCGTTTTGCAAGCCCGCCGCACTCCGAAAAATCATCAGGCTTGCCAGGGAAGTGGAATGACTTCTCCGGTTTCTGTCTCAACCCGAACTGGGGACATTCCGAGCGTCGCCACCAGAAACATCGGTTCTTGACCGGTATTGATCAGTTGGTGAACCGCGTTCGGCGGTACAATCAGAGTTGAATTTGGACCAAAGTCAGTGGTTTGACCATCAATTGTAACGATCCCAGAACCTTTTAAAACCACAATCACTTCCTCACAGTCGTGGCGATGAACTGGGGTTCCCGCCTGCGGTTCAATCGTTTGCATCCAGGTTTCCATCGTCGTAACGCCCTGGGGACGTCCGGCAAGCGTCTGGTGCTGGAGTCCCGGCAACACAAATGTTTCAATCTCAGAATGTTGAATAACCGGCATAAATGTTCCTTTCAAAAAAGTATTTGGAATGAATGATGTCCAGTCCTGACCAGTGTGGTCGGGTGGTGCGACTGGCGTATAACCCCAATTCGGCCAGAGTTGTTTCGAGTTTTTTCAGCTCATTCTTCATTCCCTAAATTTCGCCCAAAATACTGACCACTTCCTCAGTTTTAGCCTCAAATGCGGTTGACCCAGCCCAAACCAAAGGACATAAGGGACATAAAGGACATAAAAGACCTGGTGGAAGTCGGTTTTGTGGGAGTGACACCGAAGAGTTTGGTGAATTTTCCTACTTCTAGTGGGTGGGCCTTATTGATTCCAAACCCACCCGCTCACGCGGGTGGTACTGACAAATCCTTTGTTTCCAACCACTAACCACTAACCACTAATCACTAACCACTTTTTTCATTCTCAATTCTTCATTCGTTTTTTGATCCTCTCCGCAAAAAATACGAAGTTCTACGTAGGGGTTCTAAGTAGTCTTGCGAATGTTCACTTTCCGGTCTTTTGTCCATACTCCGTGCCGAACCAAAAAGGCAGAGTTGATACCCTCTGGCATTGAAATCCACTGACTTGTTATGGAGAGGACACCGAACATGACCCGACTTCAATTGAAACTCATGGCGCTCATCCTGTTTTTGCTGGGTTCGACCCTGGCGGCTCAAGCGCAAACCACGTACTGGCTCGCCAGCCGGGACGGCGACCAGTTGCGGTTTGAAGTACAGGTGCCTCCCGATGCGGTAAAGCTCATTTTGCACAAAGACAAAGCGCCAAAAGGGGGCGACGACACCACACCGCGCTATCGGACGTTTACCCACACCATTGACGGCAAAGCCATTCGTTTTCACAGCAATGAACTTGGATGGGAGACGCCGAAATTGCAGGAAGGGAGTTTTACCTGGGTTACCGGTTCCGGCATGGGGGCTGACTGGAAGGAATGTAACACCAAAGATGCACTCTGGCCGGACTTTGCCG
This genomic interval from Acidobacteriota bacterium contains the following:
- a CDS encoding Uma2 family endonuclease gives rise to the protein MSTPAKPLIQTEIYYPESDGQPMADNTLQFEWIVTIKEGLDVMLPDDFVGGNILWYPIEGSPFLKVAPDVLVALGRPKGDRSSYKQWEEGHIAPQVVFEVLSPGNTFEEMQDKQGFYEEHGVSEYYIYSPHRNTLWGWRRMENRLEPIAGMSGWVSPRLGIRFERTPETLHIFKPNGERFLTFAQLEAERQRERAEKEHERAEKEALQVKLAEQEQELERLKQKLKDHGLTVE
- a CDS encoding cupin domain-containing protein, with protein sequence MPVIQHSEIETFVLPGLQHQTLAGRPQGVTTMETWMQTIEPQAGTPVHRHDCEEVIVVLKGSGIVTIDGQTTDFGPNSTLIVPPNAVHQLINTGQEPMFLVATLGMSPVRVETETGEVIPLPWQA